The genomic DNA ATGCTCCGATGGAAAGAGCATATAGAGATGCGCGTATAAATAGAATTTTTGAAGGAACCAACGAAATTAATAGAATGTTGCTAGTTGACATGATGTTGAAACGTGCCATGAAAGGTGAATTAGATTTAATGGGGCCAGCGCAAAAAGTTGCAGCTGAATTAGTTTCTATTCCTGATTTTGGTGCAGAAGACACTTCGCTATTTGGTGCTGAAAAGAAAGCTATTAAAAATTTCAAAAAAGCAGCATTAATGGTTGCCGGAGCTGCCGTTCAAAAACTAATGGCGGAACTGGCAAAAGAGCAAGAAATATTAATGAACATTGCAGATATGTTGATGGATATTTATGTTGCAGAATCTACACAACTGCGTGTAGAAAAATTAGTTGGTATAAGAGGCGAAGCAGCATGTGCAGAGCAAATTGAAATGATGCGTATATACATAAACGATGCTGCAGGAAGAATTGAAAGAGATGGTAAAGATGCAATTAATTCATTTGCGCAAGGTGATGAGCAACGAATGATGTTAATGGGCTTAAAGCGATTTACAAAAGTAGAACCACTTAATGTAAAGGAATCTCGTAGAAAAGTTGCTGCGAAATTAATAAGTGAAAATAAATATTGCTTTTAGAATACAGTAAAGCTCTTCGTTAAAACAAAAAACCACCTTTTTTAGGTGGTTTTTTGTTTTAACGAAATAATCCAATAAGTGAAGGTGTCTTTCAATCAATCAATCAATCAATCAATCAATCAATCAATCAATCAATCAATCAATCAATCAATCAATCAATCAATCAATCAATCAATCAATCAATCAATCAATCAATCAATCAATCAATCAATCTACCTATCTATATAAAAATTAAGACTTGGTGGATCCATGAGTTTCTCTAGGACCTCTGAGATGAATAATCAACCCATTTAAAAAGTTTCGCAATACCTGATCTCCACAATCCATATAATTTGGATGGTCTTCTTTGCGGAAAAATGCCCCTAACTCACTAGCAGAAATTTTAAAATCGACCAACGATAAAATTTTAATTATCTCATCATCTCTCAATTTGAGAGCAACTCGCAATTTTTTAAAGATATCGTTATTTGTCATGGAATATTAAC from Bacteroidota bacterium includes the following:
- a CDS encoding DUF1456 family protein — encoded protein: MTNNDIFKKLRVALKLRDDEIIKILSLVDFKISASELGAFFRKEDHPNYMDCGDQVLRNFLNGLIIHLRGPRETHGSTKS